gcatttggtGAACTTATGTTGTTCGCCTTTAAGTAGTAAAAAACCAACTCGCTAGATTTTAGGTCTTCTTTCTGATAAATTTAGCTTTTGGAGTACTCGAagcaaattttgataaattaaactATGACTTTTCAAATTTAGATCCAATAAActattaaatagttaaaaatcaCTCCTCTAGAATATAGGTCGTTTCTTGCAGCTTTTTGGGATAAACATTTGGAATACTCCACTAGCGGccccaggggggggggggggggcacccgGCACAACACCCCCTCCCTAAAaagtttaactttttatttcaatatagaagaaaaatggaaataaaacacGCACATCATGCACCGTTTCGGATCAGGAATAGTTAAAAATTGCACGGggagtaccccccccccccgaaaccTACCTGCCAACAgttaaaaccaaataaatttctatTCGGATGGAGTGGAACAAGTCAAAATGTTACGCCCCTAAGAtacaccccctctaacgtcgaatcaTGGATCCGCCCCTGTACTCGAAGAGCGATTGCCATGATCGATGGATAATCATCAAATCccttgtttatattttggattaCTAGTGAGTACACAACGTGACTCGTTGGATGAAATGGTTTAAATAAATGAGCTACGAATAACGATTATTGAATTAGAAGTAGTTGACGTAGCATCGTATCTGACGCAGGAGTTAACTTAAACAGCTTAATTGTTATCACATAGTGTATTAAAGATTATAGGGGAAAATGTGGAAAATGGAAGAAAAACAAATCGGTATGGTGCAATGAGATCAATTTTAAACCATGAGAATTTATTGAACTTTGGAACTATCCGGTACGTATATCAATCAGTAACGGCTAAACATGGCATCTACACTTCAGATGATTTTCAATTAAGATGCAAATGAAATTGGACTTAACCATTCAGTGCTATTTTACAATATTCTGAGATATCTGAATAACGGATATTGTGGGTTTGATACGTTTTATGGTGTGATTAATTTTAATAACCAAATGTGATGTGAAAGAAGGTTCATGGTTATTTAATGCGTGAACAGTAAACTGATTAGGCGAAAAGTATGTAATAGAAACATAGTGTATGGATACAGAACTCAATCAAGTCTTCAAAAGAGAATATTGTGTCAATAACCGGTTATAAACGTTAAAAAACAGCtgacaaagaaaatatttcatcaaggtttTACTGTCGGTGGAACCCGAGTTAACAAGTTTTGCAGCTGTCCGCtggatatatttaaaatatgcaaatatgagCGGTTGTGCACACAGCAGCCTTTCTGGAGTCCTAGGCACAGCCCTTTCGCGGCTTCTGCAGGAGGCGGTTCCGGAAACCGACATAGACACTCGCTCCCTACCGGAAACGCGCGTTATATTGGAGACTGAGCCGTCTATTCTGCAACAGGCGCAACTCAGTGGCACTCGAGATGTCGTCTGCAAAACTCCCGCCGAGTATAAGGCAAACAAACTGAACAGAAACGAACAGATTAAATTGAATAGTGTACATTACCGAGTCACGAAAGAGCAAGAATTATGTAAAAGACGACTTTTGCAGAATGAGAAAATCATGAGAGCCAAAAGTGCTAAAATTTCCGAGCGCCTTCGGACTATCGAAAAATCGTCATTTGAGGATGATCTACGTTCACAGTTAACATATAACAGACCGCTAAATGGCGGTCAAACCCGAAGCAGGCGGCCACACTCCTACCCGGAAACAAGATCTGAACTCACGGCCGCGAGATCGACGCAATGTCCGCTATGTGAAAagattcaaaacattattatgatgTATGAATGTGAAGGGAAACATTCAGGAGTTCTTAACGGAGCCAGGGGGCACTCCGTATGTATGTTTTCGGACGATCAGGCGAGAGCATTTCTTGAAATCCTAGAAAAGAACATTGAGAAAGTACCACCACTGAATCCGAAATTACGCGCTAGTGGTTTACTTGAACGCTCTGAGCCACTTGAAGCTTGGAACGACACCCCAAAACCTAGGTTACGAACTCCTGTGGATGTTACTAAAAGGAATGTTAATTTTCGGATAAATCAATTTTGCGCAGATTTGGATGCGCGCAGGAAGGGGGGAGAGGGAATTCCTCGGGAGGTGCAGGACGCCGTGGAGAGGGTCCGTCTACAGAACGCGAGCACGCGCAGGAAGACCGCGCCCAAACACTCCCCCATTGTGCAAGAGGCTATGAAGATACTTCAGCTGCAGACATAGGTTGAAGAGCCTCATTTTGAAAGCGCATTTGCAGTCTAACATCGCGATTGTTTCAACTGCATGGATAATTTACCAAATGGACCCTTTAATGGTCAATTACTTGgctattttttttatccaatcGAGATGTATACAACAACGGCTAACAGTAAAAATACAAtagatataaacatttttaatccTATAACTCGGTTTAGGAAAGATAAGCAACCGGTCATTATAGTATCatatatagacatatagtgTTCTCATATGATAAgcattattgtatataattgtCGTGTCGGGGTTTCACTTATCTACTAAGTATTATCTGTTAATTGggaatacacatgtatagcgaaaggtttttgtgaaataaagtgTTAATTGACAACCATTTGCCTTATAAAATCCAAGCAAGATGCCCTCAAATAATTGCTGCTAATATATATtgaaacgtttttattttatttttttcaaaataagagttattgtttttttttgttatccttgtatattttatgtatttctaaAGGAAAGGCGTCTGGTGAATGTAATACATTGAGCAGAAACGGCTCGGCTAACgagtttatttaataaatgaaataatatattatgcttTGTGCTAATAGTGCGCAACATGTACGATATTTCATTACAATCGATCtcatttatcataaaatcaTTATGCAATTCATTTATCATTGAATTTAATAAGGTGACACTTAACACACAACAAACTTTAATTGCctgttaataatttaaataggTTTACGATgaggtaataaaacatgatattaagcCAAAGAACCAATCTGAGGTCATTTGTGAAATTTGTTGATcataaaacaaacgtttttataCGATTTCCATTCGCATGGTTATGTTTATGGTAAATAATTTGCCTCTTAGCATTTGACTGAAAGCGTGAACAAATATTTGCTATAGCCTGGTATGGTATTGTACTCAAGTTATGCAAGTCCGTGTGAATGGttcattttcttgaataatgatgaagtttaatattgaataaacgGACTACATATGCCTTTGTATGTTTCATTTGATCCATGAATATAATTTTAGTGTGCTAGCTATAATGGAAATAGTTTCACCGAAAATTGCTTTGGTTTCAAATGCAAATactacattttttgtttaatcatttaacaCATATTTCACTCGAGCCTAAGGGTCAACTGCAAACGCAAGAAATGCTGATGCTTTGtatttaaggtatccgacccaaaTATAAACTATCAAGTGGtatttcataaaacacatactaatactaaagtaaaaaatgcaattgagtattttttaaatagcaaTGAGTTGtactaaattacattttttgctGTCAAACAATCTTGACCACAATTTAAATCCATATAATCTTTGACAGAATGGTCTTATTAcaagtttttaaacatatgtgaACCTTTGATGTtaagtggtaaaatgagttgagattgagttttGACTTAAGTCTTTTTGTAATATTGGTACCCAATGTTCAAATAGGATTTTCGCGTTTCATGCCATTGACAAAGGcatttggtattatttgaaagagAATTCCTTTCTAGTCACCAGATTGTACAATTAATGACCTGAAACACATTACAGATAAAGTTATGGtggtttgtattttaattgatatttaaattgaaataacataataatttacatattctttcgtatgaaaccaaaataatatggagtAAGCAAGCATCAACATTCCACATTAATGTACATTGAATACCTTAACAGTAAAACCTGTATTAAGAATCCACCTTTGGGAAAAGGTCAAAGTGGTCGCTAAAGACAGGTGGTCGTTTAATCCTGGTAAAAAATGTCCgccatttaagctttgtttAAACAGAGGTTAGTTATATATCTTAACCGCCACCCCACACCAccatcaatatcatcatcattaaagAAGAATTTTCAAAGCGCCGCTTACATTAAGCTGTGTTTAGaagaaatatattgacaatGAGGTGAGCTTTTATTCAGTACAAGCTACCTATAAAATTTCATGGTACAATGTCAAAccgttttgtttttgataatatgCGGTTATATTCTTCCAAACAATATTATCTACGGTATTGACCAACTGACAGATTGAGGTCATACACTGGTCACGTACAACTTAGCACTGGTGTTTCATGGCCCTAAATGAATTGCTATCAAGTAATAGTGcagacaaaatgaaaaaaataaataaaataaaatgatttgctATCAAGTAAtgatagcaaataaaataaaaaacacacaaaaaacacagaaaaaaaacactgaaggCATCAATATTGACATCCAAATTAATAGGGGTAATCTACTGGTCAATGGCATCATATCATAGAAGTAGATGAAATCCTTATTCATTATTGTGttgttaaacatttcaaacatcaaGATAGTGTGCCTCTGACTTTGGGCCAACCCATCCTAGGGTCATATGCTGGTTAAGTTTCATGGTCCTAGGTCAAAGCGTTGTTGAGTTATTGTGCTGACAAACATGAGAAAATGCCTGGCATTGACCACTTATCCCAAAAAACAGTTGTGGTCATTTAATGGTCAGGAACAACCTACCACTCAAGTTTCGAGATCCTAGGTCAATCTACTTTTAAGTTAGTATGAAACAAAGTTTCCAAACACTATTAGCTGTTTCCTTGACCTACTAACTCCTTAAATAACAAGTGCAACCTACCACTGACTTTCTTCAAATACTGTTGGCCATGTACTTAACCAACTAACCTCTGAAATAAGGGGTCACAATCTGGGGAAAAATAACCTACCACTGATCGAGTAACATGGTACTAAAGCTATTGAAAACGTTGAGTTAATGTGTGGACACTGTTGGATGTAATCATGATcatgacatattatttatatcacaaCATTGTCATCTTTTGGTTAAGGGTAACATACAAGTGAGGTTTAATTGTCTTTTGCGAACAAGACTTGATCTTTTGACCAACTTGCTATCTGGTCTGGATGGGCATGATTTGCAAACCTATATGCTCCCTTTTTCTTAGGCATTCAAAGGGGACATTAAAAGACAGTGAATAAGGGCATAGACTATTGCTTGTAATCAGAACATCAGAATCTAGGTTTCcacatattttgacattatatGACGTTTATTTAATCACTCTGTAACATTTGACAAAAGTTTGGCCAATGGCCACAGCTATGAACAACCCAATTTCCATAACCAATTGCATATCCTTCACAAGAAAAGTATATGCTTAACCCGCTGAAACCTATAGAATCTGTCTTGGTAATGAGGAGTGCCAATAAGTgcagcaaatattttttttctacgTGGTGGGTTCAATGCCTGAGTAAATACCAAACTTAAATTTGCAtcttaaaatgcaatttattgtttcaataaatatcactcaaataaatattaaaattgatatttacaaaaattcAAGTGTCCTTAAGCCCTGTTATGCTTGCATTATGATTACCAGATTGAATTGCCTTATAAATCTTGAAATAGTTCAGACGTGCATTCATAACATctcgtaaaataaataaagcgcAAAAGTTTCTTGATACAGAATTTATGTTAACCAGGtatcattttaagacaaaatcaaatgatataaattaaataaaatcttttaagataaacatttaCCATTTGAACATTATATTAAAGCTCATTTTAGTAATAAAAAACAAGTGCAGACAGGTCAACTCAAGTTTTACACTATGAATTtcagtatattttgtataaaaatatggaATATTTGAAGCTACTGTTTTAGTCACaacacaaatattgttttaatactgtGTGTATTAAAAACCCcccatttaaatgaaacttctTTAAGTCACAACATAATTTCAtaaatcttgtttttgttttgaaataccTAGAACTATGATCTGAgaacattgtaaaacaataGCTGGACTTGCATGCTATCATACAAAACTGTGGTTGAACTTTTAGGTAATTTACTCCTATTCAGTTCTTCCTTATATCTTTCTTTAATGGAAATATACACAAAAGGCTGACTGGTCAGacatttgttaaagttaaaaacattgttaacttcatctttgttaactttcaaatatgaACTGCGCTTAATTAAAGTAAAATGGATACTCATGTGATCTGCAGTGTTTCTAACTAGATTTAAGACAGCTGAtacagctgtacttgttttatttaaatatatgaacacattatcaattaaatatttcaagtttaaatgttaacaatgatCTCGTTAATCacgctgttaactttaacaaagttctgaacaatccgcCCATATctctaaaaaaaatcccatgTTCATGGCAAATATAAGCAGAAAATTTAGGTGATCCTTGATAACAGTTATGCTGGTATGGCATTAGTAAACTGCTTTTATGATCTGGTTTATATCCTTCATGCTGGTGGTACACTTATCCAAACATAATGTACAACAGTTATCAGAAAATGTTCCATGAGTTCacataaatgtaaaatgcaATCAACATTGGACGGCAATGCAGCAGATCTCAGAATGTGTGGTCTGTGGGGAGTGATTCAGGGTGTCACCGGGGTCCCCACTTGATGTCCTTGAGACCGTGGAAGTTACGCTTGAGGGCGTTGTTGTCCGCCCATGCAGAGTCTAAGTGTGAATCCTCAGCTTCCTTTTCAAGTTTCTGTCAAAATACAAGGAAGgcatttaaatcaaaatcaaatttaaagtaATATTGTTTCACATATGTTTCAGTTCCAGTTTACATGTAACAATTTACCattagaaaaatatcaatatctgtCAGCTGGAGAATTTTGTTACTgtcattaaatttatatatctGGTTTACCAAAAGACAAACATAGCTGTATGAAATGAAAGCCAGAAAAATACTAAATACtgtcaagtttaaaaaaaacggcTGAATACACACTGTTTAGAGGTTTATCTCCTTTCTTAAACGTCATTTAAAACCTTGGCGCACCTCATAACATAATTGTACTCTTCAGATAcacataattgttatttcatcATGTGAATGCCATTTCCCATATTTCAACATACGCCAAAATCAGATATATGTGGaccaaagaaattattttgagaATCTTATTCATACTTGGCCTTGTCCGAACGAGTTCTTTTCACACAACATTCAGCATGCaccttttatttgaaatataaaaataaagaatttaaaaaatacttaagtctAGCCATACTTTCATTTCCTCCTGTTTTCTGTAGTAGTAAGCCATCATCTGCTTCTGTTCTTCCTCACCGACTACTGGCTCCCGGGACGGACAACCCTGGCCCTTCTGTAAACACATCCTCAGTTTACatctatttgtatattttagctTCATTTAAGGGACTAAAAGATTGggtgtaatattaaaatatacttcACTGAGTTATCACagaaatcaacattttcatgAGAGGTTTCCGATACACTGATATTAAGCATCAAAATCAGCCTATCTGCATGGATGAGAATCAATAATggcaatgtttaaaaatttaacaaaTGGTCTTTCTGTTCCGTTTTACATCCCCTTTTtggtttgttcttttttaaaacaaacattcatcTTAAATttgcttggcttgtccctgttgttgtttttttgcattgttAATATTATTGTGAGTTATTAAGTGGGTTCTTATGTCAAGATGGTTAATAATGCTGACCTTCTGAAGCTTGGCAATGACCTTGGTTTTCTCATTCCTGCCAACAAAGTCTTTGATAGGTCTCCCACGCATCATCTCCTTGCCAGAGAACCACAGTGATGCCTCAGCTTCTTCAATTATGTCCTTTGAAGCCTGAAATAGAGGACATGATCTTGTGATAAAACTTTGTGGATATTTCCTGAGATGCCTTAAACATGGGACaagatttggtaaaaaaacttAGTGGATATTATAATCGTAATATGCctaaaatattaaagatattcaattgTAGGTAGGCATAAGCATGTGTACATTTAGTACAgcatcattttaattttaaacatgtattctATTGACCCTAGAAAGCACAGCAAGTGGATATCAATGATTATCCATTTGTCTGTTGGCAAGGGGCACATCTTAACACCAGATTAAGCAAGAGTAATAAAAATTGCTTCTTTAACTTGTTTTTTCTTGACTGATGCTCTGCTTTGAGGGTTGTACTGGGAAACTTGGGTGTACTAAGTACAAGttaaacccaggaaagttgtctCCTGTGTACTGGTACTTTACCATGGACAGTGTAAATTAAAGAACCAAAAGGTCAATTGAAATAAGAACTAGGGCACACATATAATTCACATGGAATCCCTAGTGTCTCCCACAACCATTAACGCTCTGCTGTTCTTTAAGCAACAACCAAAGCACTGTTGGAAATAAGTAAATTGTGCTTCCATGAGCTATCTAACATCCCAAGATCTGTatgaaatacacacatacatgtatacatgtacatgtatgcaaaaGGTTTAATGTTTTTACTATTAATCACTGCTGCCACCTCTGAAGAAGACACTTAGACTTTGACAAAGcctaaacagtttttttttccagaaacaGACACGTAACAATAACTAAACTTAGTTGTTTAAAGATAATTCCTACCTGTGTTCCACTGAGATCTTCGTTATTCTCAAACTCCATCTTAATGTTTTCATGAGGGGGCAGCCCCATCGGGTAGACAATGGTCACTGCTCCTCTCATAATGTCTAGGGCCTCTTGGACAGTCTTCTGGGTCACCATTTCATTCGCAGCTACTTTCTTCTGCAATGATAAAAATTACTTCTGAGGAATTGTGTAAGCGTACCATCAATTACTGACTGCAACAAACGTAAACAgctatttcattttaaatgagtttGAGCAAACAATAAGCATAGATACATACACTTAGGTTGTCCCAAATATGAAATGTAATAGGTACATGTATGACCTAATTAAGCTTAAAGGCACTcgcttatgtttttgtaaaatgcactctttTTTGGTATGCCACATAAGAAGTGTTAACACTAAGATACAGACAGCTGAAAtcattcaacaaatgttgatgtatTCTCAAacattgtctttgaagtccatgaTTTTGAATAGCGATAGTAAAGcaattcaacaaaaggcttaaaggttaAGTTATCCCCAATGTATGTATTTGATTCCTTGTGTGCATGAGGATTTGTcgtctgttttctattttatcCTTGCCTGTACTGTCGTGGGTTTGCTTCCCACTAAGaacagaatatttgtttatactttgAATGTATTCTTTCTACAGTTTCTATTTCAACAAGTTAAATAgttaaattataattgttttcagatgcaaaactggaataaataaatggtgccaaaacatgaagGAGTCCCTTTGGGTACAAGTAAGGTTCTTACCTTAGATATCATGTCCTTCGCCTCTTTACaggttttctttaaaacttcAGCCATCTTTTCTGTAGGGGctaaaacagaacaaaacaaaatttatgaCAATGTTACAATGCATTCAGAATACATTCATtacttttgaacaaaataatttactCAGAGTCCAAAAAAGGATCCGTTATAGTCATGTTCTTTCAAGTACATCATTCTGTTTCTTAAATCTGAGTTGACTGAAACCTTGTACAGTTTCAACATTCAGGGTGTTTGTCTATACACAAGGGATATTAAGCCACTGCCGTACCAGCATTGAACTAGTATTTTCTTCTATGTTAGGAATGAGAAGAGAGCAATGTAATATTGAAACTATATGAACACAATATACCTTGTCCATTCCTGCGTCCAACTTTGTCTTCATTTACAACAACCCCTCCCTGAGGAGTGCACTTCTCTGCCCACTCATCTTTCAGTTTTAAATCATGAATCTGCTCGTCTGTCAGTCCCTGCATGTTTGGTGGCAAAGTGATACCGTGTTCAGCCAGATCATCGATTTCTGTGAGAGAAAAAATGATTATCATGTATGGTTGATTATAACATGTTGCAGCCGAagatgaaataaactattaatgACAGAAAgtatatttaattcaataccCCTAGTATCCAGCTGATGTTTTATTTCTCATCAAGAAATATTCAGTGCATCTAGTTCAATCTCGGaagtatttattcaaatttaaaaatgtgtttaataattttgaataccTGAAGATGTTAACATATACCTGTGACCAATAACAACTCCTACTCCCAGAATATAccacaaacaacattttgatcAAGTGTACAGACCTGCTGTGAGGCGCTGAACTTTGAGTCTTCCATTGTATATTGCTGTAACATCTGCCATGACATCATCAACACTTGTATCTACCGTCGTCTCATAGAGAAACTGGGCTTCATCTCCTTTCTTGATTACAAGACGCACCATTTTTATTCCTTGTTAATGTTATCTGAAATCAACAGCAAAATTATTAGCACACTGCATTCCACAGGTAAACCTGATAATTATCATAATAGCAACTTTACTTAAACACTTTACAGGCACAtgtgtaaaaacaaataatttgatattgaataactttaatataGATCATACATATGTTCCcttaatacaaaaaacatttttattttaatttagtaattgataataaaattattattttttacatgtttatttattttcaaaataaattaaataaaaatcaaagttACTAGTTAAGTAGAAATGTACTAGTAATCAACCAACTATTTATTTgaaagttattttatattttcatctaaaatatttcattcaggCCTATCAAAACACTGACGTTGCCATAGCAATGCAACATGTAAAATCCTATTtccaaaattataaaatcaGACATTCTGATATTTGGTAATCATGGTGAAAAGTTGCATATAGGACACGAATCTAAGGAAATAccatatttaataaacatattttataatttaacttgataaattattgttatactatatataaaatgtcaaaatttaccTATAAATCTGGAAAATTCTAAAACGTGAATTCAACCGGATGTTTACACCTCGCGACAACGATTTGGTAAAGCTAGTACTTTTATCAAGACATAACGGATTTTCAACTAACGGTCAAACAAAGAAGTAGTTCAAAGTTAGATGTCACATTTAATAGTCCAAATGGTTGTAGGTGGACGgattttttacgattttttatAAGGCAAATCCTTTACAAGAAGAATGCCGTTTTGAACATCTATTAAGACTTTAATAACATGTCCTTGGTACATAGTAAAAAAAGTGTGATATTATATCTTTTTTGTGGACGTATAGAGAGACAAACATttgtggcctagtggttagAGCGTCCGGGGCGGGGGTGGAAGGTTCGGGCCGCACAATGGGCGTTATCTGAAATACTCGATTGtagtgattatttattttttttgaaattccaaCCACGTATCACAGGATCTTGATCAGACGTTTGATAAATTAATTGGATATGGTCCAATCAAGAATGCAGTAAAACTCGTGTATTTGTGAGGTATTACAAGCAGCATTTTAAGCTATTTCTTCATTAACAATATGTAATTTAGAATGAATTATGGTAAAATTATCAAGCGGTCACgtatactttttaatgaaaacaagtcttttcaaattcaattaatataaatgcaattctataaatatatatttatggtgTAACGTAAATGGACTTTATGACTTGAACATTCAGCGGCATAGattactttaaaaaagaaacaaaatatcgTCACAAACTATATTGTGTATCTAAATATAAACCCTTTGTCATGCATATCGGAAATATCGAAGCCTATTGAGCTGATATTATCTGTTACCCCACATCTTGTGGTTAGGTTAACCTTAAGGATATTTGTGCAAATCATCATGGCAGAGGCGGAAGGGACCCACGGACGCATTATCCTGGTTGCAATGGACGGAAGCAAACACTCCAAGCATGCATTTGAATGTGAGTCTTCTTTAAATACTTTTAGGTTCAAGCTTGGTCTACGCGAAAATTTAAACTAATTTCATGTTATTGAATGATCTGTCCGAATAGAACAGATAAAGTATAGACTTTAAATAATCGGTGTCTAGTAAACAAGTATTAATGACACTTATGTTAAATGTCGTTTTTGAGTTGACCGAACTGCTTGCAATGCACATGCTTGATCATTGTTTTATAAGCCACACTTTCTTACTAGTAATCAGAAACATTTGATATGCGTTTAACATTGTGTGATTCGCCACAGAGAGGACACAGTTAAGACCAGACATGACTTGATACAGGATGCTGCCATTTAAATAAGACAGTAACTTGAATGATGAGATCCATATCAGTCTTGCCTTGTGCACCtccatttaaagatgcactcttactcctaaataagatttgCCACATTTAATACGATTGCTTTAATATACCCAAAGGGCTGAATAAATTATGATACTTATGAAGGTAAGTACCGAgtcaaatttgaaagaaaggcgCAGAAAACATGAACTTTCTACCTTATGAgccgatagtagatcacagtaaatcttttagcactcaccaatcatttaatatttttgcgttttcagctattaaataaacggttacaatcatgttatcagtaatttataatttc
The DNA window shown above is from Mya arenaria isolate MELC-2E11 chromosome 6, ASM2691426v1 and carries:
- the LOC128239438 gene encoding uncharacterized protein LOC128239438, with translation MSGCAHSSLSGVLGTALSRLLQEAVPETDIDTRSLPETRVILETEPSILQQAQLSGTRDVVCKTPAEYKANKLNRNEQIKLNSVHYRVTKEQELCKRRLLQNEKIMRAKSAKISERLRTIEKSSFEDDLRSQLTYNRPLNGGQTRSRRPHSYPETRSELTAARSTQCPLCEKIQNIIMMYECEGKHSGVLNGARGHSVCMFSDDQARAFLEILEKNIEKVPPLNPKLRASGLLERSEPLEAWNDTPKPRLRTPVDVTKRNVNFRINQFCADLDARRKGGEGIPREVQDAVERVRLQNASTRRKTAPKHSPIVQEAMKILQLQT
- the LOC128236673 gene encoding cilia- and flagella-associated protein 298-like; this encodes MVRLVIKKGDEAQFLYETTVDTSVDDVMADVTAIYNGRLKVQRLTAEIDDLAEHGITLPPNMQGLTDEQIHDLKLKDEWAEKCTPQGGVVVNEDKVGRRNGQAPTEKMAEVLKKTCKEAKDMISKKKVAANEMVTQKTVQEALDIMRGAVTIVYPMGLPPHENIKMEFENNEDLSGTQASKDIIEEAEASLWFSGKEMMRGRPIKDFVGRNEKTKVIAKLQKKGQGCPSREPVVGEEEQKQMMAYYYRKQEEMKKLEKEAEDSHLDSAWADNNALKRNFHGLKDIKWGPR